In Clostridium sp., one DNA window encodes the following:
- a CDS encoding nucleotide sugar dehydrogenase, with the protein MLQLKDELILKLNNRTAKLGVVGLGYVGLPLAVEKAKVGFDVIGFDVQDKKVKMVNEGHNYIGDVVDSDLSKLVEAGKLRATTDFEFVSDVDAVTISVPTPLDLYKQPDLSYVVNSTKSVAKYLHRGMLVVLESTTYPGTTEEVLKPILEESGLKCGEDFFLAFSPERVDPGNKEYKTKNTPKVVGGCTPECTEVAAALYRSVLNSDVFTVSSPAVAEMEKILENTFRNINIGLINELAILCSRMGIDIWEVIEAAKTKPYGFMPFYPGPGLGGHCIPLDPFYLSWKAKEYDFHTKLIETSGDINDSMPMFVVDNAMKLLNKYEKKAMNGAKVLLLGVAYKNDIDDMRESPALKVIEHLEENGADIIINDPYVPEFKHKGKKYHSIDWKEVIDESDIVIITTNHSCYDYEQIVERAKLVYDTRNATKDVKNNRDKIHKL; encoded by the coding sequence ATGTTGCAATTAAAAGATGAATTGATATTGAAATTAAATAATAGAACTGCCAAGCTTGGAGTGGTAGGTCTGGGGTATGTAGGGCTTCCACTTGCAGTTGAAAAGGCAAAAGTAGGCTTTGATGTCATAGGGTTCGATGTACAGGACAAGAAGGTAAAAATGGTAAATGAAGGACATAATTACATAGGTGATGTAGTTGATTCTGACCTGTCCAAACTTGTTGAGGCAGGAAAACTCAGAGCAACTACTGATTTTGAATTTGTTTCAGATGTGGATGCAGTTACAATATCTGTCCCTACTCCCCTTGATTTATACAAACAGCCTGATTTGTCATATGTAGTAAATTCAACTAAAAGCGTGGCGAAATATCTTCACAGGGGAATGCTTGTAGTACTTGAAAGTACAACGTATCCCGGGACAACGGAAGAAGTGCTGAAACCAATACTTGAAGAAAGCGGCCTGAAATGCGGAGAGGATTTTTTCCTTGCATTTTCACCTGAAAGAGTTGATCCGGGCAATAAAGAATATAAGACAAAAAATACACCTAAGGTAGTTGGCGGTTGTACACCTGAATGCACGGAGGTTGCAGCGGCTCTTTACAGAAGTGTACTCAATAGTGATGTGTTTACGGTATCCTCACCGGCAGTAGCTGAAATGGAGAAGATACTTGAGAATACATTCAGAAATATAAATATAGGACTTATAAATGAATTGGCAATACTGTGCAGCAGGATGGGAATAGACATATGGGAAGTAATAGAAGCAGCAAAGACAAAACCATATGGATTTATGCCATTTTATCCGGGACCTGGTTTGGGAGGACATTGCATACCACTTGATCCATTCTATCTTTCGTGGAAGGCAAAGGAGTATGATTTTCATACAAAACTCATAGAAACCTCCGGTGATATAAATGATTCAATGCCTATGTTCGTAGTGGATAATGCCATGAAACTTTTGAACAAATATGAAAAAAAGGCCATGAATGGAGCAAAGGTACTTCTTCTCGGAGTAGCTTACAAAAATGATATAGATGATATGAGAGAGTCACCTGCCCTAAAGGTAATAGAACATCTTGAAGAAAATGGAGCTGACATTATAATAAATGATCCATATGTACCTGAGTTCAAACATAAAGGTAAAAAATACCATAGTATTGACTGGAAGGAAGTTATAGATGAAAGCGATATAGTAATAATAACTACAAATCACAGCTGCTATGACTATGAGCAGATTGTAGAGAGGGCAAAGCTTGTATACGATACTAGAAATGCTACAAAAGATGTTAAGAACAACAGGGATAAAATTCATAAATTATAA
- a CDS encoding Gfo/Idh/MocA family protein, whose amino-acid sequence MKKLKFAIIGCGRISYKHVEALINNRQEAELVCTCDIIREKAEEKKKEYIDKLGENIEVKVYTDYKKMIDSEKIDVVTIATESGYHPQIAIYCMNKNKHVIVEKPMALSINDADDMIKCSKQNNVKLCISHQNRFNKPIQKLRKAIDDNRFGNLINGTARILWNRNMSYYKQAPWRGTWKLDGGTLMNQCIHDIDLLQWMMGGEIDSVYAQCDTFLRDIEAEDFGAVIIRFKNGSIGIVEGSACVYPKNLEETLSIFGEKGAVCIGGLAVNKIETWRFEDNKDSEDEILKEQEGDPDTVYGFGHIPLFKNMIDAVNNDTEPLINGEEGKKGMSIILAAYKSRLTGLPVKFPFKDFSTMDMVNIDKIHK is encoded by the coding sequence ATGAAAAAATTAAAATTTGCCATTATAGGGTGTGGAAGGATTTCTTATAAACATGTGGAGGCTTTGATAAACAACAGACAGGAAGCTGAACTTGTTTGCACATGTGATATAATACGTGAAAAGGCTGAGGAAAAGAAAAAAGAATATATAGATAAACTTGGAGAAAATATTGAAGTAAAAGTATATACAGATTATAAGAAGATGATTGACAGTGAAAAAATAGATGTAGTTACTATAGCTACAGAAAGTGGATATCATCCCCAAATAGCCATATACTGCATGAATAAAAACAAACATGTAATAGTTGAAAAACCTATGGCTCTTTCTATTAATGATGCGGATGATATGATAAAGTGTTCAAAGCAAAATAATGTTAAGCTTTGTATAAGTCATCAAAACAGATTCAACAAGCCAATCCAGAAATTGAGAAAGGCTATTGATGATAACAGATTCGGAAATCTGATAAATGGAACTGCAAGGATACTCTGGAACAGAAATATGAGTTATTATAAACAGGCACCCTGGAGAGGTACGTGGAAACTGGATGGTGGAACATTGATGAATCAGTGTATACACGATATAGATCTTCTTCAGTGGATGATGGGCGGTGAAATAGACAGTGTTTATGCACAATGTGATACTTTCCTCAGGGATATAGAGGCAGAGGATTTTGGGGCTGTAATCATAAGATTTAAAAATGGTTCCATAGGCATAGTCGAAGGAAGTGCCTGTGTATATCCTAAAAATCTTGAGGAAACCTTGAGCATATTTGGAGAAAAAGGTGCAGTCTGCATAGGAGGACTTGCAGTAAATAAAATAGAAACATGGCGTTTTGAAGATAATAAGGACAGTGAAGATGAAATATTGAAGGAGCAGGAAGGCGATCCAGATACCGTTTATGGTTTCGGACATATACCTCTATTCAAAAATATGATTGATGCTGTAAATAATGATACAGAACCATTGATTAATGGAGAAGAAGGTAAAAAGGGAATGTCTATAATTCTTGCAGCCTATAAATCCAGGCTTACAGGTTTGCCTGTTAAATTTCCGTTCAAGGATTTTTCAACTATGGATATGGTAAATATAGATAAAATACATAAGTAA
- a CDS encoding N-acetyltransferase has product MDRCFISQKSVVGKNVTFGYFVVVEDDAVIGDNCIISNNVVIHRGTTIGSDVRIDDNAIIGKQPMRAANSIFKDDGKPMKPAVIENGCLIGASAIVYAGSHINEKSLVADLAVIRENVTIGQKTIIGKGATIENYCSIGCNCKIQTNAYITAYSTIEDYVFIAPCVVTSNDNYAARSKKRFGNFKGITVKNGGRIGAGAVVLPGKTIEEDGFAAAGSLVTKDVEKENIVAGNPARYFRKVPEDQLLKNQ; this is encoded by the coding sequence ATGGATAGATGTTTTATATCGCAAAAATCAGTCGTAGGAAAGAATGTCACTTTTGGGTATTTTGTAGTTGTGGAAGATGATGCAGTTATAGGTGATAATTGTATAATATCAAATAATGTAGTCATACACAGGGGAACGACCATAGGCAGTGATGTAAGAATTGATGACAATGCAATAATAGGAAAACAGCCAATGAGAGCTGCAAACAGTATATTCAAGGATGACGGTAAGCCTATGAAACCGGCTGTTATAGAAAATGGATGCCTTATAGGAGCGTCTGCCATAGTGTATGCAGGATCACATATAAATGAAAAATCCCTAGTTGCGGATTTAGCTGTAATCAGGGAAAATGTGACTATAGGTCAGAAAACCATAATTGGCAAGGGAGCTACAATTGAAAATTACTGCAGTATAGGATGTAATTGTAAAATTCAGACTAATGCCTATATAACGGCTTATTCAACAATAGAAGACTATGTTTTTATAGCTCCGTGTGTCGTAACTTCCAATGATAATTATGCAGCAAGGTCTAAAAAGAGATTCGGCAATTTCAAAGGCATTACGGTAAAAAATGGAGGAAGAATAGGAGCGGGGGCTGTTGTATTGCCCGGGAAAACAATAGAGGAAGATGGGTTTGCAGCAGCGGGAAGTCTGGTTACAAAAGATGTTGAAAAAGAAAATATAGTTGCGGGTAATCCGGCAAGATATTTCAGGAAGGTACCGGAAGATCAACTTTTAAAAAATCAGTAG
- a CDS encoding glycosyltransferase family 4 protein, with protein sequence MIICMLTSGHDVFDNRIYYKEILSLKRKYEKIYLVAPGNKDFVTEDGIIVRCFPKRKNWCDRRIPMQNIFDIACKIKADVYHAHEPDSFQVATKLKRELGSKIIYDSHEYYPEAFSEHFKFGKSLVQKIIYLYEKKIAKQADCIITVNDILVDKFKKYNKNVRLIPNYPVLKDEYFCKIQHTKPTFVYVGGLRADRGIFKILEAIDKIKDKNFKYMFIGPFETAEFESKCRKFVRSNLGKVDILFTGKIPHAEVFNYLGLSDVGFVLLQPYNWRYVNSEPIKLFEYMGSKTAVIGSDFPMIKNILDKSNSGILVNPDSELEISNAILELGEDIKKARVMGENGYKEVMKNYNWGVCEKDLLDAYSEME encoded by the coding sequence ATGATAATATGCATGCTTACATCAGGACATGATGTATTTGACAATAGAATTTATTATAAGGAAATTCTATCTTTGAAAAGGAAATATGAAAAAATATATCTCGTGGCACCCGGAAATAAGGACTTTGTGACAGAGGACGGTATAATAGTAAGATGTTTTCCTAAAAGGAAAAACTGGTGTGATAGAAGAATACCGATGCAGAATATTTTCGACATAGCATGCAAAATAAAAGCGGATGTATATCATGCCCATGAACCGGATTCATTTCAGGTTGCTACAAAACTCAAAAGAGAGCTTGGATCAAAGATAATATATGATTCACATGAATATTATCCTGAAGCTTTCTCTGAACATTTTAAATTTGGCAAATCACTGGTACAAAAAATTATTTACCTGTATGAAAAAAAAATTGCAAAACAGGCAGATTGTATAATTACTGTAAATGATATTCTAGTGGATAAGTTCAAAAAATACAATAAAAATGTACGGCTGATACCTAACTATCCGGTTCTAAAAGATGAATACTTCTGCAAGATCCAGCATACAAAGCCTACATTTGTATATGTAGGTGGACTTAGAGCTGACAGGGGAATATTTAAAATATTGGAAGCCATAGATAAAATAAAAGATAAAAATTTTAAATATATGTTCATAGGTCCATTTGAGACTGCAGAGTTCGAATCAAAATGCAGGAAATTTGTAAGAAGTAATCTGGGAAAAGTTGATATTTTATTTACTGGAAAGATTCCACATGCTGAAGTATTTAATTACCTTGGATTGTCTGATGTGGGATTTGTACTTTTACAGCCGTATAACTGGAGATATGTTAACTCTGAGCCCATAAAGCTATTTGAATATATGGGAAGTAAAACTGCTGTTATAGGAAGTGATTTCCCGATGATAAAAAACATATTGGATAAGTCAAACAGTGGAATATTGGTTAACCCAGATTCTGAATTGGAAATTTCAAATGCCATATTGGAATTGGGCGAAGACATAAAAAAAGCACGAGTTATGGGAGAAAATGGATATAAAGAAGTGATGAAAAACTACAACTGGGGTGTATGTGAAAAAGATTTATTGGATGCATATAGTGAGATGGAATAA
- the murJ gene encoding murein biosynthesis integral membrane protein MurJ, giving the protein MGEAKKNIGSIAKYSMIITVLLVISKLTGLLREFIVAIQLGATAESDIFKTASTMPQVFFSAVAAALVTTFIPVFSDIKNNHERADEFFNNVLNIIILLCTVLSVVAILVSPQLVKLFAGGFQGDNFTTTVKLTQILMPSIIFLGISGLYTGYLQSYDKFVQPALTGIAANIAIIIGLVIFYRYYGLMAAILSVFVGAVTQAITQRPFMGKRYRYRFIINFKDKSVRKMMILAVPILVSSAVSQINLMVARNFASYLVNGSISVIDYASKFSTIINQVFVVSITTVLYPKLTEKFALNDIKEFKDLFVKSVNIVMLVSIPLIFGLAVLSEPVVKLLLEHGRFNSNATVVTAVCLKYLAFSAFGYSLMDILGKVFFAMKNTVIPMINGFILVGVNIVFILILGPIMKVNGIALATTLSVTILALILFIEIRKKLKGISYRVIFIGFIKMTLSGVVMAAAVFMCCRLLNMILPSNNIFLTLNIVASTILGVIVYIVMLIVLKVEELRELIKLKTKKHK; this is encoded by the coding sequence ATGGGTGAAGCAAAAAAGAACATTGGCAGTATAGCTAAGTACAGTATGATTATAACTGTTCTTCTGGTAATAAGTAAACTTACAGGACTTTTAAGAGAATTTATAGTGGCTATACAATTAGGAGCAACGGCTGAATCTGACATATTTAAAACTGCAAGTACAATGCCGCAAGTATTTTTTAGTGCGGTAGCAGCTGCACTTGTAACCACTTTTATACCTGTCTTTTCTGATATAAAAAATAACCATGAAAGGGCAGATGAATTTTTTAACAATGTATTGAATATAATTATTCTTTTATGTACAGTTTTATCCGTTGTAGCTATACTGGTTTCACCCCAACTTGTAAAGTTGTTTGCTGGAGGATTTCAAGGCGATAATTTTACGACAACCGTAAAGCTTACCCAAATACTTATGCCATCTATAATATTTTTAGGAATAAGTGGATTATATACAGGATATCTGCAGTCATATGATAAATTTGTTCAACCTGCTCTGACGGGAATTGCTGCAAATATAGCCATAATAATAGGACTGGTAATATTCTATAGGTATTATGGACTTATGGCAGCTATACTCTCAGTATTTGTAGGGGCTGTAACACAGGCGATAACTCAGAGACCATTTATGGGCAAAAGATACAGATATAGATTTATTATAAATTTTAAGGATAAAAGTGTAAGAAAAATGATGATTTTGGCTGTTCCTATACTTGTGAGCAGTGCAGTTTCCCAAATAAATTTGATGGTAGCAAGAAACTTTGCTTCATATTTGGTAAATGGGAGTATTTCTGTTATAGATTATGCAAGTAAATTTAGTACTATAATAAATCAAGTATTTGTTGTGTCCATAACTACAGTATTGTATCCAAAATTGACTGAAAAATTTGCACTTAATGATATAAAAGAATTTAAAGACCTGTTTGTAAAGTCGGTGAATATAGTCATGCTGGTATCCATTCCACTTATATTCGGTCTTGCTGTTCTAAGTGAACCTGTAGTAAAGTTGTTACTTGAACATGGAAGGTTCAACAGCAATGCAACTGTTGTGACAGCAGTCTGCCTTAAATATTTGGCATTTTCAGCATTTGGATATTCTCTTATGGATATACTTGGAAAAGTATTTTTTGCAATGAAAAATACAGTAATACCTATGATAAATGGTTTTATACTGGTAGGAGTTAATATTGTATTTATTTTGATTTTAGGACCAATTATGAAGGTGAATGGGATAGCTTTGGCAACTACATTATCGGTAACTATATTGGCATTGATTCTTTTTATAGAAATTAGGAAAAAATTAAAAGGTATAAGCTATAGAGTTATCTTTATAGGTTTTATAAAAATGACATTGTCAGGAGTCGTAATGGCGGCAGCTGTATTCATGTGTTGTAGGTTGTTAAACATGATTTTGCCATCGAATAACATATTTTTGACCTTGAATATAGTAGCAAGTACTATACTGGGAGTAATAGTTTATATAGTTATGTTAATTGTTCTAAAAGTGGAAGAATTAAGAGAATTGATTAAACTAAAAACTAAGAAACATAAGTGA
- a CDS encoding ABC transporter substrate-binding protein — translation MENRKSKCILYGIIVVILIFASSVYRIKFYKSYIGDKQSLPQELKDKTIVRLWMKKSVISPTRSYQIQKFNKENKNNVYIMLEEYKEDYYNALKTTLATKKYAPDIFEYGFTDLMKNNEIADLNDIGFNTQSVDDSNIVRYKGIPLGVKLMETNSKMIWNKEIFKESGIDPNKPPSTYDELLEYSLKIKKRFPNITPFAFPLQQYDDMKVSIGEPSVNSGDIYTTFWNYKKGAYDFGSAKSILDIYNKMYSMNLIEKDFDQKSKNQMRSEFYRGDIAMMISTYEDKGYFSNIVPLNFQIGIKDIIQTGKNKNIYYYIENSNFLVANKWSVNDKKKKEAIKEVYDYMVSNDINKEVLETRNALPLNVDSKQVKNDIYSEYNDTSKFHNEQYDPTIFLSRDSSYEIGLVVDAIKGKRSVDSAIQGLDGKYKYYYDFAVDKENFDFNYYKK, via the coding sequence ATGGAAAACAGGAAATCAAAGTGTATATTATATGGCATTATAGTGGTAATATTGATTTTTGCATCTTCTGTATATAGAATTAAATTTTACAAGAGTTATATTGGTGATAAGCAAAGTCTCCCGCAGGAATTGAAAGACAAGACTATAGTCAGGCTGTGGATGAAAAAGAGTGTTATATCTCCAACTAGATCATATCAGATACAGAAGTTTAATAAGGAAAATAAGAACAATGTGTATATAATGCTCGAAGAATACAAAGAAGATTATTATAATGCGTTAAAAACAACTCTTGCCACAAAAAAGTATGCTCCGGATATTTTTGAATATGGTTTTACAGATCTTATGAAAAATAATGAAATAGCAGATTTGAATGACATAGGATTCAATACGCAAAGTGTGGATGATTCAAATATAGTAAGGTATAAAGGGATACCTCTCGGCGTGAAGTTGATGGAAACCAACTCTAAAATGATATGGAATAAAGAAATATTTAAAGAATCGGGAATTGATCCAAACAAACCGCCGTCTACATATGACGAGTTATTGGAATACTCATTAAAAATAAAGAAGAGATTTCCTAACATTACTCCATTTGCCTTCCCATTGCAGCAATATGATGATATGAAGGTATCTATTGGTGAACCGAGTGTAAATTCAGGAGATATATATACTACGTTCTGGAATTACAAAAAAGGTGCTTATGATTTTGGTAGTGCTAAAAGTATACTGGATATATATAATAAGATGTATAGTATGAATTTAATAGAAAAAGATTTTGATCAGAAAAGCAAAAATCAAATGAGGTCGGAGTTTTATCGTGGTGATATAGCTATGATGATAAGCACTTATGAGGACAAGGGATATTTTTCAAATATAGTACCACTAAATTTTCAAATTGGAATAAAAGATATAATACAGACAGGCAAAAATAAAAATATATATTATTATATTGAAAATAGTAATTTTTTAGTTGCGAATAAATGGTCAGTAAATGACAAAAAGAAAAAAGAGGCTATAAAGGAAGTCTACGATTATATGGTAAGTAATGATATTAACAAGGAAGTGCTTGAAACTAGAAATGCACTACCTTTAAATGTTGACAGCAAGCAGGTAAAGAATGATATTTACAGTGAATACAATGATACAAGCAAGTTTCATAATGAACAATATGATCCTACTATTTTTTTGAGTAGAGATTCCAGTTATGAAATAGGATTGGTTGTAGATGCTATAAAGGGTAAGAGATCAGTTGATTCAGCAATCCAGGGGTTAGATGGAAAATATAAATACTACTATGATTTTGCAGTAGACAAGGAAAATTTTGATTTTAACTATTATAAAAAGTAA
- a CDS encoding O-antigen ligase family protein, whose product MTNLFKARENLSFKFILMTMIFLAFCINSAFYSWNILTGLSKVYIGVLMPVMLMICFITYFRKEDKYAVYYVLISAIDFSCLYGFVQLFARGISMSAIRSSKIYLTFGYNNVNIFAGILISILPLLVEMILYKKNKKFEKLFLYSSFILYSISALITFSRGAWLCYIEVIFLSLCSKKYRKIFIILLIPAVFIAKPAFNYIIDRGTSTTFFNNESSVARIQSIFTDLLIMRNYPFGIGGGNFAEAYKTFSLQGYLSMPESIRFKSNAAQYTLEHAHNLLLQIGVEFGVVAAVVFIMIIINRLRMCLKNIEYNRGIFNCILIYSIFSLITGNEFDHKGVITGTLIIFVVFGIAQLPFKEQSNNKLDSTMGGN is encoded by the coding sequence ATGACTAATTTGTTTAAAGCTAGAGAAAATTTATCTTTTAAATTTATTCTTATGACAATGATATTTTTGGCGTTTTGTATAAACAGTGCATTTTATTCATGGAATATACTAACTGGCTTAAGTAAAGTATATATAGGAGTATTAATGCCTGTAATGCTTATGATATGTTTTATCACATATTTTAGGAAAGAAGATAAGTACGCTGTATATTATGTCTTAATTTCAGCAATTGATTTTAGCTGCCTATATGGATTTGTACAGCTTTTTGCAAGGGGAATATCCATGTCTGCTATAAGGTCAAGTAAAATATATCTTACTTTTGGATATAATAATGTAAATATATTTGCAGGTATATTGATTTCAATATTGCCGCTTCTTGTAGAAATGATATTGTATAAGAAGAATAAAAAATTTGAAAAACTATTTTTGTATTCCTCATTTATTCTTTATTCCATATCTGCATTGATTACATTCAGCAGGGGAGCATGGCTCTGTTATATAGAAGTAATATTCTTGTCTTTATGCAGTAAGAAATATAGAAAGATATTTATAATATTGTTGATACCTGCGGTTTTTATTGCTAAGCCTGCATTTAATTATATAATAGACAGAGGAACAAGTACTACATTTTTTAATAACGAGTCCTCAGTTGCAAGAATTCAATCTATATTTACTGATTTGCTTATCATGAGGAATTATCCATTTGGCATAGGAGGAGGAAACTTTGCTGAAGCATACAAGACTTTTAGTCTCCAGGGATATTTATCAATGCCTGAAAGTATAAGATTTAAGTCTAATGCAGCTCAATATACTCTTGAACATGCACATAATTTACTCCTTCAGATAGGGGTCGAGTTTGGAGTAGTGGCAGCTGTTGTATTTATTATGATTATCATAAATAGGTTGAGGATGTGTTTGAAAAATATTGAATATAATAGGGGAATATTTAATTGTATTTTAATATATTCCATATTTTCACTGATAACAGGTAATGAGTTTGATCATAAAGGTGTGATTACAGGAACTCTTATAATATTTGTAGTATTTGGCATAGCACAGCTGCCTTTCAAAGAACAAAGCAATAATAAATTGGATTCTACAATGGGGGGAAATTAA
- a CDS encoding glycosyltransferase family 2 protein produces the protein MIKHQDLTVSIVIPCRNEKNYIRKCLDSFVVQTYRKDLYEVLVCDGISDDGTRDIVERYKNLYSNIKLIDNKGLSAPRGMNEGIKSSKSDVIIIFGAHAYADEKFIEENIAALVSHEVGCVGGPIETINEDDKGYAISMAMSSPFGVGNALFRYAKEEVYVDTVAFGCYSREVLDHIGYFDEELVRNQDDELNFRLVKNHYKILLSPRIKSYYYSRSSLKKLWKQYYQYGFWKVRVMQKHGGIASIRHIVPAVFVITNILGIVLGIFYKWILYLWILEVILYLIGDVVFSLKLIKSNRKIWKYIFFIFPILHISYGVGFINGIFNFYIFKSKKTVQNNTKMSR, from the coding sequence ATGATTAAACATCAAGATTTAACAGTTTCTATAGTAATTCCCTGCCGGAATGAAAAAAATTATATAAGAAAATGTCTTGATTCATTTGTAGTACAAACGTATAGAAAAGATCTATATGAAGTTCTGGTGTGTGATGGGATATCTGATGACGGTACTAGAGATATAGTTGAGCGGTATAAAAACCTGTATAGCAATATAAAACTCATAGACAATAAAGGATTATCAGCTCCAAGAGGAATGAATGAAGGGATTAAAAGTAGTAAGTCAGATGTTATAATAATCTTTGGTGCACATGCCTATGCCGATGAGAAATTCATAGAAGAGAATATAGCCGCACTTGTATCGCATGAAGTTGGATGTGTAGGTGGGCCAATTGAAACAATAAATGAAGATGACAAAGGATATGCCATTTCTATGGCTATGAGTTCACCTTTTGGAGTTGGAAATGCGTTATTTAGATATGCAAAGGAAGAAGTTTATGTGGATACCGTAGCTTTTGGCTGTTATAGCAGAGAAGTATTGGATCATATAGGATATTTTGATGAAGAACTTGTTAGGAATCAGGATGATGAATTAAATTTCAGACTGGTTAAAAATCACTATAAAATTTTACTGTCACCTAGAATAAAGTCTTATTATTACAGCAGATCCTCATTGAAGAAACTATGGAAACAGTATTATCAGTATGGATTCTGGAAGGTAAGGGTGATGCAAAAACATGGGGGAATTGCATCTATAAGGCACATAGTACCGGCAGTTTTTGTTATTACAAATATTCTAGGAATAGTTTTGGGTATATTCTATAAGTGGATATTATACTTATGGATATTAGAAGTAATTTTATATCTAATTGGAGATGTTGTTTTTTCCCTTAAACTCATAAAAAGTAACAGAAAAATATGGAAATATATATTTTTTATCTTCCCAATATTGCACATAAGCTATGGAGTAGGATTTATAAATGGAATTTTTAATTTCTATATTTTTAAGTCCAAGAAGACTGTTCAAAATAATACTAAGATGTCCAGATAA
- a CDS encoding O-antigen ligase family protein, with amino-acid sequence MNIGNKLISILLYVYILFQPILPSKYKIGKIPFNGDLILALIILVYIFSIIVFSSSRKRFIDGIKDFFKSYISIFIFALILIMFMSISYAADKKVALSETVRFSTYIILFFIIKYELNSRRIVDMILKLYIFTISVVGVIGLFEGIVGIGFIQRSQHGIRDRVMSTMENSNNLGAVMVIAIFPVVMLALNERNRRRKVIFSFLALLFLVNIVISFSRNAWLGFVIGCLMLALTYNWKIILTLAGLGGISIFVPAISNRLAEFTDASQNLSRIKLWDIAIFMIKDHPIRGVGNGNYRVLYDKYKLLLKKKIEYYPSNNFHPHNILLKIQSELGIFGTFTFVGVMIFIVLRIIKFNKNIKDKFYTPFFKGFLASLIAFISMNCIDNFFSAPKVIAFFWILIACSEAVLYRQKPGGGLYY; translated from the coding sequence ATGAATATTGGAAATAAATTAATTAGTATTTTATTATATGTTTACATATTATTTCAGCCGATTCTGCCAAGTAAGTATAAAATAGGGAAAATTCCCTTTAACGGGGATTTAATACTGGCTTTGATAATATTGGTTTATATCTTTTCAATTATTGTATTTAGTAGTTCGAGGAAAAGATTTATAGATGGTATAAAAGATTTTTTTAAAAGCTATATAAGCATATTCATATTTGCTTTAATCCTAATAATGTTCATGTCTATATCTTATGCTGCTGATAAAAAGGTAGCATTGTCAGAGACTGTAAGATTTTCAACATATATAATACTTTTCTTTATTATAAAATATGAATTAAACAGCAGAAGAATAGTTGATATGATATTGAAGTTATATATATTTACTATTTCTGTGGTTGGAGTAATAGGGTTATTTGAAGGTATAGTAGGTATAGGCTTTATTCAAAGAAGTCAGCATGGTATAAGGGATAGAGTTATGTCTACCATGGAAAATTCAAATAATTTAGGAGCTGTGATGGTTATTGCAATTTTCCCCGTAGTAATGCTGGCTCTGAATGAAAGAAATAGAAGGAGAAAAGTCATTTTTTCATTTTTGGCATTATTGTTTTTAGTGAATATTGTTATAAGCTTTTCAAGAAATGCCTGGCTGGGATTTGTTATTGGATGTTTGATGCTTGCATTGACTTACAACTGGAAAATTATTCTAACGCTTGCGGGTCTTGGCGGGATATCCATATTTGTACCCGCCATATCAAATAGATTAGCTGAATTTACAGATGCCAGTCAGAATTTATCCAGAATAAAGTTATGGGATATAGCAATTTTTATGATAAAGGATCATCCTATAAGAGGGGTAGGAAATGGAAATTACAGGGTTTTATACGATAAATATAAATTATTACTAAAGAAAAAAATAGAGTATTATCCATCAAATAATTTTCATCCACACAATATACTTCTTAAAATACAATCAGAGCTAGGTATATTTGGAACATTTACATTTGTTGGTGTGATGATATTTATTGTTTTAAGGATTATTAAGTTCAATAAAAATATAAAAGATAAATTTTATACACCATTTTTTAAGGGATTTTTAGCTTCTTTAATTGCATTTATAAGTATGAATTGCATAGATAATTTTTTTTCAGCACCTAAGGTAATAGCCTTCTTTTGGATATTAATAGCATGTTCTGAAGCTGTATTGTATAGGCAGAAGCCTGGAGGTGGTCTATATTATTAG